One genomic region from Drosophila busckii strain San Diego stock center, stock number 13000-0081.31 chromosome 3R, ASM1175060v1, whole genome shotgun sequence encodes:
- the LOC108601942 gene encoding myophilin, translated as MAPRNKEQEQEVLNWVFAVIGEKVPSGQYEDILKDGIWLCKLANKLAPGSVKKIQERGTNFQLMENIQRFQAAVKKYGVPEEEIFQTADLFERRNIPQVTLSLYALGRITQKHPEFTGPALGPKMADKNERTFTEEQLRAHEGELNLQMGFNKGASQSGHGGMGNTRHM; from the exons cCACGCAACAAGGAACAGGAACAGGAGGTGCTCAACTGGGTGTTTGCCGTGATTGGCGAAAAGGTGCCCAGCGGCCAGTATGAGGATATTTTGAAGGACGGCATTTGGCTATGCAAGCTGGCCAATAAGCTGGCCCCAGGCTCTGTGAAGAAGATCCAGGAGCGCGGCACCAACTTCCAGCTCATGGAGAACATTCAGCGCTTCCAGGCTGCGGTCAAGAAGTACGGCGTGCCCGAGGAGGAAATATTCCAAACTGCCGATCTCTTTGAGCGTCGCAATATTCCACAAGTCACATTGTCGCTTTATGCGCTGGGCCGAATT ACGCAAAAGCATCCAGAGTTCACTGGCCCCGCTCTGGGCCCCAAAATGGCCGACAAGAACGAGCGCACCTTCACCGAAGAGCAGCTGCGCGCCCATGAGGGTGAGCTCAACCTGCAGATGGGCTTCAACAAGGGTGCCTCTCAGTCGGGTCATGGCGGCATGGGCAACACGCGCCACATgtaa